The Methylacidimicrobium sp. B4 genome contains a region encoding:
- a CDS encoding carboxy terminal-processing peptidase: MRGLLRRLWLFGLLLALAPAAFPAEMDQTQCGKVAKLVAIFLQQAHFSQKPFDEHVSQTFLRNYLDALDFNHSIFLQPDIDEFEKKYGTTLGDYTRREDISPALDIYNRFLTRAAEQEHGVETLLAEPHDFSKEETYRPDRSKLPWPKDEAEAHDLWRKRVKFELLQGLLSKESPAQTRKTIARRYSRFLKEMREADTEEILDYYLNALAHAYDPHSDYQSPSEAENFEINSIKLSLTGIGAVLKSEDGYPKIVSLVPGAPADLDKRLKPNDRIVAVQQEHGEPVDVVDMKLNKVVEQIRGERGTKVTLLVIPADAADESVRRSITLSRDVVKLTEQHAKGFVYERTDTQGHPTERFGVVQLPGFYEKCSDDVALLLKRLEKERISGVILDLRRNGGGMLEEAINLTGLFLRDGPVVQVKDYRGRTQSFRIPGNHLCYAGPLLVLVSRFSASASEIVAAALQDYGRAVVIGDQTTHGKGTVQTLLPLSDYVPWDFHGDPGKLKVTVQKFYRVTGLSTQQRGVASDVVLPSVDDYLELGESALPNALPADAIPPAYYQKASGEAAFLPILQKRSSERVASNPDFSYVLTQIDLIKRKNEDKAVSLNQSIRLKEKQEAEESKAALEAKRARRPPHNESVYYLDIESARSRKPMKLLPRSTAKSSPGEASGDTSAIREIEEKNWDDGTPQVGNDFALEEALNVLGDYVTLLQKPGSSLALQKDQ; encoded by the coding sequence ATGAGAGGCCTTTTGCGTCGTCTTTGGCTCTTCGGCCTGCTGCTCGCACTCGCACCGGCGGCGTTCCCCGCCGAGATGGATCAGACGCAGTGTGGAAAGGTGGCCAAGCTCGTTGCGATCTTCCTCCAGCAAGCTCACTTTTCCCAGAAACCGTTCGACGAGCACGTCTCGCAGACCTTTCTCCGAAACTACCTCGACGCCCTCGACTTTAACCACTCGATCTTCCTTCAACCGGACATTGACGAGTTCGAGAAGAAGTATGGCACCACCCTCGGAGACTACACCCGCAGGGAAGACATTTCACCGGCTCTGGACATCTACAATCGCTTTTTGACGCGAGCGGCAGAGCAGGAGCACGGTGTCGAAACCCTGCTCGCCGAGCCGCACGACTTCTCGAAGGAGGAAACCTACCGGCCGGATCGCAGCAAGCTACCCTGGCCGAAGGACGAGGCCGAAGCGCACGATCTCTGGAGAAAGCGCGTCAAGTTCGAGCTTCTCCAAGGGCTATTGTCGAAGGAGAGCCCGGCGCAGACCCGGAAGACGATCGCCCGCCGGTACAGCCGCTTCCTCAAGGAGATGCGGGAGGCGGACACCGAGGAGATCCTCGACTATTACTTGAACGCGCTGGCGCACGCCTACGACCCCCACTCTGATTACCAGTCGCCGAGCGAGGCGGAAAACTTCGAGATCAACAGCATCAAGCTCTCCCTGACCGGAATCGGAGCGGTCCTGAAATCCGAAGACGGCTACCCGAAGATCGTCAGCTTGGTCCCCGGTGCGCCGGCCGATCTGGACAAGCGGCTGAAGCCCAACGACCGGATCGTCGCCGTCCAGCAGGAGCACGGAGAGCCCGTCGACGTGGTGGACATGAAGCTCAACAAGGTCGTTGAGCAGATTCGCGGCGAACGAGGCACCAAGGTGACCCTGCTGGTGATTCCGGCGGACGCGGCGGACGAGTCGGTACGCCGCTCGATCACCCTCTCCCGCGACGTGGTCAAGCTCACCGAGCAGCACGCAAAGGGCTTCGTTTACGAGCGGACCGACACCCAGGGGCATCCGACCGAGCGGTTCGGTGTCGTCCAGCTGCCCGGCTTCTATGAGAAATGCAGCGATGACGTCGCGCTGCTCTTGAAACGCCTCGAAAAGGAGCGCATTTCCGGTGTGATCCTCGACCTCCGCCGTAATGGAGGAGGCATGCTCGAAGAGGCGATCAACTTGACGGGGCTCTTTCTGCGGGACGGGCCTGTCGTTCAAGTGAAGGACTATCGCGGTCGCACGCAATCCTTCCGCATCCCCGGGAATCACCTCTGCTATGCCGGCCCCTTGCTTGTCCTGGTCAGCCGGTTTAGCGCATCCGCTTCGGAGATCGTGGCCGCCGCGCTCCAGGATTACGGCCGGGCCGTGGTGATCGGTGATCAGACGACGCACGGCAAGGGGACGGTGCAAACGCTGCTTCCACTTTCCGATTATGTTCCCTGGGATTTTCACGGGGATCCCGGGAAGCTCAAGGTGACCGTCCAGAAGTTCTACCGCGTGACAGGGCTGAGCACGCAGCAGCGGGGGGTCGCCTCCGATGTGGTCCTTCCTTCGGTGGACGATTACCTCGAGCTCGGCGAGTCGGCGCTGCCGAATGCCCTTCCCGCGGATGCCATCCCGCCGGCCTACTATCAAAAAGCGAGCGGGGAGGCGGCCTTCCTTCCCATCTTGCAAAAGCGCTCCTCGGAACGGGTGGCGTCGAATCCGGACTTCTCCTATGTGTTGACGCAGATCGACCTCATCAAGCGGAAGAACGAGGACAAGGCCGTTTCCCTCAACCAGTCGATCCGCCTCAAGGAAAAGCAAGAGGCGGAGGAGAGCAAGGCGGCCCTGGAGGCAAAGCGTGCGCGTCGTCCCCCGCACAACGAGTCGGTCTACTACTTGGACATCGAATCCGCGCGGAGCCGCAAGCCGATGAAGCTCTTGCCGCGCTCCACCGCAAAGAGCTCTCCTGGCGAAGCGTCGGGCGACACGTCGGCTATCCGGGAGATCGAAGAGAAGAACTGGGACGACGGCACTCCTCAGGTCGGCAACGATTTTGCCCTGGAGGAAGCGCTAAACGTATTGGGCGATTACGTCACCCTGCTGCAGAAGCCGGGCAGTTCCTTGGCCCTACAAAAAGACCAGTAA
- the infA gene encoding translation initiation factor IF-1, protein MTTPNTIEVEGTIVTILPGTMFRVELDESQHQVLAHISGKMRKHFVRLTCGDRVKLEMSPHDLTKARILYRLDRPSEVRRPARRSHKFRRGGRRP, encoded by the coding sequence ATGACCACACCGAATACCATCGAAGTTGAAGGCACGATCGTCACCATTCTCCCGGGAACGATGTTCCGGGTAGAGCTGGACGAGAGCCAGCACCAGGTGCTCGCGCACATTTCCGGAAAGATGAGGAAGCATTTCGTCCGATTGACCTGCGGGGATCGCGTCAAGCTGGAAATGTCTCCCCACGACCTGACCAAGGCGCGTATTCTCTACCGGCTGGACCGCCCCTCTGAGGTTCGCAGGCCAGCGCGCAGGAGCCATAAGTTCCGGCGCGGAGGCCGCCGACCCTAA
- the rodA gene encoding rod shape-determining protein RodA has translation MAENERLSFLTKVMRFDWSLLIVAVALSAFGIVVVYSATYSSESQDFRNAAFSQSVWLLLGLAAFFALSFVDYRIWVKWGWLFFLASLPALVIVLVVGQTVNGAKSWLRFGPISIEPADFTKVGFVLLGAWWLNQAKNRGLLFAAPLVLAMILPTILVLKQPALGSAGVFLPLCFAILFVGGLKMRYVLLGVVGLLAVLAYAYVGVGKLGWDIPGLKPYQMNRIRTFFDPTLDPLGAGWTINQSLIAIGSGGMSGKGYLKGTQNMLGFLPKNISYTDFIFSVIGEEWGFLGGAAVIAGECLLLLLCLRIAFGAREPSGRALAVGIATILFTHIFVNVGMTIKVVPITGIPLPFISYGGTFLISCLAGLGLVESVWIHRKAEDAHLRGT, from the coding sequence ATGGCGGAGAACGAGCGGCTGAGCTTCCTGACCAAGGTGATGCGCTTCGACTGGTCCCTTTTGATCGTAGCGGTGGCTTTGTCGGCTTTCGGAATCGTCGTCGTCTACAGCGCGACCTACTCGAGCGAGAGCCAGGATTTCCGCAACGCGGCCTTTTCCCAATCCGTCTGGCTTCTGCTCGGCTTGGCAGCTTTCTTCGCCCTCTCCTTCGTCGACTACCGGATCTGGGTGAAGTGGGGGTGGCTCTTTTTCCTGGCTTCTCTTCCGGCACTCGTGATCGTTCTCGTGGTCGGTCAGACCGTTAACGGGGCCAAGAGTTGGCTGCGCTTCGGCCCGATCAGCATCGAACCCGCCGATTTCACGAAGGTGGGCTTTGTTCTGCTGGGCGCATGGTGGCTCAACCAGGCGAAGAACCGGGGCCTCCTCTTCGCCGCTCCCCTCGTGCTCGCCATGATCCTCCCCACGATCCTGGTCTTGAAGCAGCCGGCACTCGGTTCCGCTGGCGTCTTCCTCCCTCTCTGCTTCGCCATCCTCTTCGTCGGCGGCCTGAAGATGCGCTACGTCCTTCTCGGGGTGGTCGGCCTTCTTGCGGTGCTCGCCTACGCCTATGTGGGGGTGGGCAAGCTCGGTTGGGACATCCCCGGGCTCAAGCCCTATCAGATGAACCGGATTCGCACCTTCTTCGATCCGACGCTCGATCCCCTGGGCGCGGGTTGGACGATCAATCAATCGCTGATTGCGATCGGCTCCGGCGGGATGTCCGGCAAAGGTTATCTCAAGGGCACCCAGAACATGCTCGGTTTCCTTCCCAAGAACATCTCCTATACCGACTTCATCTTCTCGGTGATCGGGGAGGAGTGGGGCTTCCTCGGGGGTGCAGCGGTCATCGCCGGCGAGTGCCTTCTGCTCCTGCTCTGCCTTCGGATCGCCTTCGGCGCTCGAGAGCCCTCGGGGCGAGCCCTTGCCGTCGGGATCGCCACGATTCTTTTTACGCACATTTTCGTAAATGTCGGGATGACCATCAAAGTAGTGCCGATTACCGGCATCCCCTTGCCTTTCATCAGTTATGGAGGAACCTTCCTCATCAGTTGCCTGGCAGGGTTGGGGCTAGTGGAAAGCGTATGGATCCATCGGAAAGCCGAAGACGCCCATTTGCGCGGAACCTGA
- a CDS encoding Rne/Rng family ribonuclease: MFFDRIRRWVRLKPNADRKEIAISCEPLEYRVALLEDGLLEELALERREQRGIAGNVYKGRVNNVEPALKALFVDIGVGKNAFLHYWDAIPAALDASFETVERRKRKSKSRTPRAEDIPKIYPAGAEVVVQVTKGPIGTKGARVTTNISLAGRYLVLSPFSEQFGISRKIDNPKERARLRKILDSLEVPDGMGLIFRTVGEGARARYFVRDLAFLLQQWQEINDKIRSLPAPSLVYEEPDLVQRTVRDFLTEDVERILVDDEEEAKRIREMVGLISSRSQRKIVSYKDPTPLFERLGIEKQIDSAFGRKVELPSGGYIVIDEAEALVAIDVNTGRARGGREQGGAIFQTNMEAAREVARQLRLRNIGGLIVIDFIDMKARREGEAVVQRLKECVRRDKAKTNILPMSDFGLVEMTRQRVQESIRHSLYLPCPTCHGRGMVKSPETMSVEIQRAIVRAMRLHPEIKELRVLVHPSTLERLKTEDEELLLDLERRLQGKLYFRPDTHLGAEQFTLLNAITGDEIA; this comes from the coding sequence ATGTTTTTCGACCGAATCCGACGTTGGGTCCGCCTGAAGCCGAACGCCGACAGAAAGGAAATCGCGATCAGCTGCGAACCGCTCGAGTACCGGGTCGCCCTCTTGGAAGATGGCCTGCTCGAAGAGCTGGCGCTTGAACGGCGGGAGCAGCGCGGGATCGCCGGCAACGTCTACAAGGGACGCGTCAACAATGTCGAGCCCGCGCTGAAGGCACTCTTCGTCGACATCGGGGTCGGCAAGAACGCCTTCCTCCACTATTGGGATGCCATCCCCGCCGCCCTCGACGCGAGCTTCGAAACGGTCGAGCGGCGCAAGCGCAAAAGCAAGTCGCGCACCCCTCGGGCCGAGGACATCCCCAAAATCTACCCGGCCGGCGCCGAGGTAGTCGTCCAGGTCACCAAAGGCCCCATCGGCACGAAGGGGGCCCGCGTGACGACCAATATCAGCCTCGCGGGCCGCTATCTCGTGCTGAGCCCGTTTAGCGAGCAGTTCGGGATTTCCCGGAAGATCGACAATCCGAAGGAGCGCGCGCGTCTCCGCAAAATTCTCGATTCGCTCGAGGTCCCCGACGGAATGGGCCTCATCTTTCGCACGGTAGGGGAGGGGGCGCGCGCACGCTATTTCGTGCGCGATCTGGCCTTCCTCCTCCAGCAATGGCAGGAGATCAACGACAAGATCCGCTCGCTGCCTGCCCCAAGCCTCGTCTACGAAGAGCCGGATCTCGTCCAGAGGACGGTGCGGGATTTCCTTACCGAGGATGTTGAACGCATCCTGGTCGACGACGAAGAGGAGGCAAAGCGCATTCGCGAGATGGTAGGCCTCATTTCCTCGCGATCGCAGAGAAAGATCGTCTCGTACAAAGACCCTACCCCTCTCTTCGAGCGGCTCGGTATCGAAAAGCAGATCGACAGTGCCTTCGGACGGAAGGTGGAGCTGCCGAGCGGGGGCTACATCGTGATCGACGAGGCGGAGGCGCTCGTCGCCATCGATGTCAATACGGGTCGGGCTCGCGGAGGACGGGAACAGGGCGGCGCCATTTTTCAGACGAACATGGAAGCCGCCCGCGAAGTCGCCCGGCAGCTGCGCCTGCGCAACATCGGGGGCCTGATCGTCATCGATTTCATCGACATGAAGGCGCGCCGGGAAGGGGAAGCGGTCGTGCAGAGGCTCAAGGAGTGCGTACGTCGAGACAAGGCCAAGACCAACATTCTGCCGATGTCCGACTTCGGCCTCGTCGAGATGACCCGACAGCGTGTCCAGGAAAGCATCCGCCACTCCCTCTATCTCCCCTGCCCGACCTGCCACGGGAGGGGCATGGTCAAATCGCCGGAGACCATGAGCGTGGAGATTCAGCGGGCCATTGTCCGAGCCATGCGGCTCCACCCGGAAATCAAGGAGCTGCGCGTCCTCGTCCATCCGTCGACCCTCGAAAGGTTGAAAACCGAAGACGAGGAGCTCCTGCTCGACCTCGAGCGCCGACTCCAGGGGAAGCTCTATTTCCGACCCGACACGCACCTCGGCGCCGAACAGTTCACTCTTCTCAACGCGATCACGGGCGATGAGATCGCCTGA
- the serS gene encoding serine--tRNA ligase: protein MLDIHWLRQYPQEARERLRTRGRGDEGLLDRLLELDEELRAVIHSVEALRAQRNQVSREIGFRRGREEPPAELLSAMRSLGKRIEEDEGKRQRLEEEVKDLLLLLPNLPHPTVPVGSDPEANPTVRSWGTPRSFSFAPKPHWEIGEKRGWFDFAAAVKLAGSGFALFRGEGARLQRALIRFMLDLHTREHGYTEIWPPFLVRGEVAVGSGHLPKFAEEMYHIPSDDLYLLPTAELALANLHREEVLPQSGLPLRYVAYSPCFRREAGSAGKDTRGLLRIHQFEKVELVQVTQPERSYEALEELVHHAEKVLQRLEIPYRIVLLCSGDMGFGAAKCYDLEVWAPGVGAWLEVSSCSNLEDFQARRMNLRYKPDPPGKLRYCHTLNGSGTALPRLLAALLENHQEEDGRVLLPAAFRAYYEKELV, encoded by the coding sequence ATGCTCGACATTCACTGGCTTCGCCAATATCCCCAAGAGGCCCGCGAGCGCCTGAGGACTCGCGGTCGCGGAGATGAAGGGCTACTCGACCGACTTCTTGAGCTCGACGAGGAGCTCCGAGCCGTCATTCACTCCGTCGAAGCGCTCCGCGCCCAGCGCAACCAGGTGAGCCGGGAAATCGGATTTCGCCGCGGAAGGGAGGAGCCGCCCGCAGAGCTTCTGAGCGCCATGCGATCTCTGGGAAAAAGGATCGAGGAAGACGAAGGCAAGCGGCAGAGGCTGGAAGAGGAAGTCAAGGATCTCCTCCTGCTCCTTCCTAACCTCCCCCATCCCACCGTTCCCGTCGGCAGCGATCCGGAGGCGAATCCGACGGTGCGCTCGTGGGGCACCCCGCGCTCGTTCTCCTTTGCGCCCAAGCCCCATTGGGAGATCGGCGAAAAGCGCGGCTGGTTCGATTTTGCCGCCGCCGTCAAGCTGGCGGGTAGCGGATTTGCTCTCTTTCGCGGTGAGGGAGCCCGCCTGCAGCGAGCCCTCATCCGCTTCATGCTCGACCTGCATACCCGGGAGCACGGATATACGGAGATCTGGCCTCCCTTTCTCGTTCGAGGGGAGGTCGCGGTCGGCAGCGGCCACCTCCCGAAATTCGCCGAAGAGATGTATCACATCCCTTCTGACGACCTCTACCTCCTCCCGACCGCCGAGCTTGCGCTGGCGAATCTCCACCGAGAGGAAGTCCTTCCGCAATCCGGGCTTCCTCTCCGGTACGTCGCCTATAGCCCCTGCTTCCGGAGGGAAGCGGGGAGTGCGGGAAAGGACACCCGCGGCCTTCTCCGGATCCATCAATTCGAAAAGGTCGAGCTCGTGCAGGTGACACAGCCGGAACGCTCCTACGAAGCGTTGGAAGAGCTCGTCCACCATGCGGAAAAGGTCCTCCAGCGACTCGAGATCCCCTACCGGATCGTGCTTCTCTGCTCCGGAGACATGGGGTTTGGCGCTGCCAAATGCTACGACTTGGAAGTCTGGGCCCCCGGGGTGGGCGCCTGGCTCGAGGTCTCCTCTTGCAGCAACCTGGAAGATTTCCAGGCCCGCCGGATGAATCTTCGCTACAAGCCCGATCCGCCGGGCAAGCTGCGCTACTGCCACACCCTCAATGGCTCCGGGACAGCTCTACCCCGTCTCCTAGCCGCTCTCCTGGAAAATCACCAGGAGGAAGACGGGCGGGTGTTGCTCCCCGCAGCATTTCGCGCTTATTATGAGAAGGAACTCGTATGA